A section of the Nematostella vectensis unplaced genomic scaffold, jaNemVect1.1, whole genome shotgun sequence genome encodes:
- the LOC125560898 gene encoding uncharacterized protein LOC125560898 — protein MYSNDISCGKIGDSISESFRCMVGVKQGCMLSPTLFNLFLSDLPDTLAKSSSAHILGNTKLNCLLYADDLVLFSETSSGLQDLLNRLSIYSEENSLKVNTSKTKVMICNNIGKAMNNYQFLLNREQLENVKSYKYLGLVFSAVGNFNLAKEELKKTALKALFKLRKDLGIHFRSDINLTLKLFDALIKPILLYGSEVWGADNKSCVDDRDPLESVHLKFCKMLLGTGKTAVNNACRGELGRYPLCINATYRNIKYWINLRSKEEALSKVVYTECVNNPHVSYWTHKTKEIIFKAGFGFMWLYQNETDPTLFLDIFSKRLNDMYFQKWHGEIFNDQRKNSNEMNKLRTYRTFKDKYELENYLVAIPNVKHRVALTKLRISNHQLQIEKGRHTRPYTKEKDRICPTCKNDVENEFHFLVQCQTYKELRNSVIQNLQRNQITQKRLFNLLINPPTQLAGIAARYISECFKLRETLIGEKREEKKKKENTM, from the exons ATGTACTCCAATGATATATCGTGTGGGAAGATAGGGGATTCAATTAGTGAAAGTTTTAGATGCATGGTTGGGGTAAAACAAGGATGCATGTTGAGTCCAACTCTTTTTAATCTGTTCCTTAGCGATTTACCTGATACCTTAGCGAAATCTTCAAGTGCCCACATCTTAGGCAACACAAAATTAAATTGTCTTCTGTATGCAGACGACTTAGTACTTTTCTCGGAAACAAGTAGTGGTCTGCAAGACCTTTTAAATAGACTTTCTATCTACTCAGAAGAAAATAGTCTAAAAGTCAATACTTCAAAAACTAAGGTGATGATTTGTAATAACATAGGCAAAGCAATGAATAACTATCAATTCCTTTTGAACAGGGAACAATTGGAAAATGTCAAATCTTATAAGTACCTAGGGCTAGTATTCAGCGCGGTAGGAAACTTTAACTTAGCAAAAGAGGAGCTTAAAAAAACCGCACTCAAAGCTTTATTTAAGTTAAGGAAAGATCTCGGTATTCACTTCAGATCAGACATTAATCTTACATTAAAACTGTTTGATGCACTGATCAAACCAATTTTATTGTATGGCAGCGAGGTATGGGGTGCCGATAATAAAAGCTGTGTTGATGATAGAGATCCGCTTGAATCAGTACATCTTAAATTCTGTAAAATGTTACTAGGAACTGGAAAAACGGCTGTGAACAATGCGTGCAGAGGGGAACTAGGCAGATATCCTCTTTGTATAAATGCAACATATAGGAACATAAAATACTGGATCAACCTTCGGTCAAAAGAAGAGGCCCTCTCAAAAGTAGTTTATACAGAGTGTGTAAATAACCCTCACGTGTCCTACTGGAcccacaaaacaaaagaaataattttcaaagCGGGTTTTGGGTTTATGTGGCTCTATCAAAATGAAACCGACCCTACATTGTTCCTTGATATTTTCTCTAAACGACTTAATGATATGTATTTTCAGAAATGGCATGGGGAAATTTTCAATGACCAAAGGAAAAACAGTAACGAAATGAACAAACTAAGAACTTATAGAACTTTTAAAGACAAATATGAATTAGAGAATTACCTTGTAGCCATCCCTAATGTGAAACATAGAGTTGCGCTAACAAAACTAAGAATAAGTAATCACCAATTGCAAATTGAGAAAGGCAGACACACGAGGCCTTACACAAAGGAAAAAGATCGGATTTGCCCAACATGCAAAAATGACGTGGAAAATGAATTTCACTTTCTAGTACAATGCCAAACATACAAAGAGCTACGAAACTCAGTTATCCAAAATTTGCAGCGCAATCAAATTACACAAAAACGCCTTTTCAATTTACTAATAAATCCGCCAACTCAATTAGCAGGGATAGCTGCAAGGTACATTTCCGAATGTTTCAAGCTAAGGGAAACGCTAAT aggggaaaaaagggaagaaaaaaagaaaaaagaaaatacaatgtaA